One Heyndrickxia oleronia genomic window, AAATACAACTGGAAACTCTAAACCTTTGGCAGAGTGGAGTGTCATCAACACACATGTCTCACTTTTTGTTTCTTCCTCATCAAGACGATCAATATCTGCAACTAAAGCGAGATCAGTTAAAAACGCTACTAAGCTCTTATCCTCATTTGCCTCTTCGAAATTCTTCGTTACTGATAAAAATTCATCGATATTTTCAAGTCTACCTTGGGACTCCAAGGTTTTTTCAACCTTTAACATGTCTCTGTAACCTGATTTTTCAAGAACTTCTTCGACTAATTCAGTGACAGATAAGTATTCCTGCATCCCAGTATACCCTTTTATAAGTTCGTAAAATTCATAGGCTGCTTTGGCTACTTTCGGGCTTACCCCGATAAAATCAATTTCCTTTAATGCATCCATAATTGAAATATCATGTTCAGCAGCATATCGAGCCATTTTATCGAAGGAGGTTGCCCCAATCCCACGTTTTGGAACATTTATAACACGTTGTAAACTAATGTCATCATTTGGATTCGCAATGAGCCTTAAGTACGCTAGTATATCTTTGATTTCCTTTCGATCGTAGAACTTAATTCCACCAACAATGTTATATTCAATATTTGATTTTAAGAAAACTTCCTCAATCACACGTGATTGTGCATTGGTTCGGTAAAGTATAGCAATATCAGAAAGCTTACGTGCACCCGAGCTTGTCAGCTCTTTTATTTTACCTGCAACATATTGTGCTTCAGATTGCTCACTATCTGCACGATAATAGACAATTTTGGGGCCATCCTGATTTTCTGTCCATAAATTTTTCGGTTTACGATTAGCATTATTTTTTATCACTTCATTTGCCGCGTGAAGAATTCTTTTCGTTGAACGATAATTTTGTTCAAGTAAGATTACTTTTGCCTGAGGATAATCTTTCTCAAAGGATAGAATATTAGCAATATCTGCACCACGCCAGCGATAGATCGATTGGTCGGAATCACCCACTACACAAAGGTTTTGAAAACGGGATGCAAGCATTTTTACAAGCGTATATTGGGCTCGGTTTGTATCCTGATATTCATCGACATGGATATATTGAAACTTTCTTTGATAGTATTCTAAAACTTCTGGAACCCGTTGAAATAATTGAATGGTTTTCATGATGAGGTCATCGAAATCTAGCGCTTGATTTTTTCTTAAGCGCTTTTGGTATTCCTCATATACATCACTAACAACTTGTTCATAAAATCCACCGACAAGCTTTGAATACTCTTCAGGATCCACTAATTCATTTTTCGCACTGCTAATGGATCCTAGAATGGTTCTAGGATCAAATTTCTTTGGATCAATATTTTTGTCCTTTAAAATTCCTTTAATAACCGATTGCTGGTCCGTTGAATCCAGAATCGTAAAGTTTCTGTTAAAGCCGATTCGATCGATATCTCTTCTTAATATCCGCACACACATAGAGTGAAATGTTGAAATCCATACATCCTCTGCTGCACCACCCATAATACTTCCAATCCGTTCCTTCATTTCTTTCGCAGCCTTATTCGTAAAGGTGATCGCTAAAATATTGTATGGATTTATACCTTTTTCTACCATTAAGAACGCCACTCGATGGGTCAGAACTCTTGTCTTTCCACTTCCTGCTCCTGCCATAAGTAGCAAGGGACCATCTGTTGTTTTCACTGCTTCCTGTTGCTGAGGATTCAAGCCATTTAAAAGCCGATCCGTTAAAAATTGCATATTTTCAACACCACCATTCAGAACATTTGTTCCTATTATAATTATATATGATCTAGTCTGTCTACCTTAATTCATAACTGCTTTCACAGTTTTCAATGCCTCTCCAAAGTTTTCATAGAGTGCATTACCTACTACGATAACATCAGCAAATTGTCCCATTTCTTTCGCCTGTGCAGCATTTTTAATGCCCCCACCATAAAATAAGGTTGTATTATTCAAATACCTTTTTGCTGATTTTACCAGATTTACATCACCGTATTTTCCACTGTACTCCAAGTAGAAAATTGGCATTTTAAATAAATTCTCAGCCATCATTGCGTAAGCAACGACATCATCTTCATCTAAATTGGCATTAGCCGAAGTCATCTTGGCTGCTTTGCAATCTTCGTTTAAGATACAATAACCCTCTACAAGAATTTCATCCCAATTCATCAGAACACCATAATCTTTCACCGCTTGATGATGTATCCCTTTTATCCATTTTACATCCGTGCTATTTAAAACAGTTGGGATAAAATATAAATCAAACCCAGGTGTAATCGATTCAAGATTTGAAATTTCTAATACACATGGTACTGTATATCTTCTAACTCTTGACATTAAATTAAGAACATTGTCCAATGTAACTCCGTCAGATCCACCAATAATAATGGCACTAGTACCTGATTCACATACTCTTTCCAAATCGGAGTCTGATATTTCCTTATTAGGATCTAATTTAAAGGCGTGGCGCCATTCGCGAACGTCATACATCCGAATAAAATCCCCCATTCTATATTCCTCCATCATTATAGCATTTGATTGAACTAGCAAAAAAGGATTTCCATATTTATTTGGTAGGGAAAAAAATGTAAGTGGTACATATAAAATAAGAAGGGCTGTTTAGGCTCTGATTCAAAAGAACTATTGTGAAATGAATTTATATTATGAAATATTAATACTTTTAGGAAAATTTGAAAATTTATTGATGGTTTATCACAATAATTTCGTGTTATTTTCCCAAGTTATTTGACCTAGAAAGTGTGCTATTATTAGGTTAAGAACTTTTCCACCAAGCAATAAAATTTGTTAGGAGGATGAAAAAATGAAAATTGAAAAAGTAAAAACAGAACAGAAACCAGCGAAGATTACTAAACGAGAGATTGACATTCTGATTTTCAAAATTGATAGGTTATTAAATGAAAGTCATCCAAGTGAATTACAAAAGGCTTGATTATATAAAGGGCTTTTGAATAGTTCAAAAGCCCCCTCTTTCAATAATTAATTGTTAAAGGGATATTTTTGCTCTATTCTAAATATAATGAATATAAGTAATCTGTACCATCACAATTTCACTAGATAAGTAGAATCACCTAAATAATTTTCATATTATTACCACTTCACATAATTTTTAATATATAATAAAGGAAATATGTAGGTTCAGGTGATTACTATGAATATCGGTGCCATCATAAAATTAAATAGAATTAATCAAAACCTAACCCAAGAAGACCTCGCAGATGGAATTATTTCTATTTCTTATCTATCGAAAATTGAGAATGGTAAGATTGAACCAAATGAAGAGGTGATCAAACTTCTTTGTCGTAAACTAGGAATTCAAGTGAATAATCAAATAGATGACAGTATTAGAGAAAAGTGTCACGAATGGTTTCGCTTACTATTGACTTCTTCGGATATTGCTGAATTGAAAAAAATGTTTGTAGAAATAACTGAATTATTAAAAGTTATCCATAATTCAGAGTTACAAATACTGGTTAATATTCATATGATTAGGTATTACTTAAAAATTGGTGATACTGACAATGCCATACAAAAAGTGAATTCATTAAAGGATGTTAGTGGTACTTTTAATAATCTTCAAAAATACTATTGGTATAAATTTAATGGGAATTATTATTCAATCATTGAAGAGGAAAACGAAGCTCTGCATAACTACACATTAGCCGAAGACCTTATTCCAAGCATTGAATTATCCCAAGAGGAAGTGGCAGATTTACAATACGCACTTTCCGTTACATATAGCAAATTTCGTTTAACATCTGAAGCACAAAGTTATGCAAACAAAGCTTTAGAGTATTATCGACAAGTCTATCATTTTTCTCGATGTGCAGAGTGTCACCTAGTTCTTGGTATTTGTTATAGAAGAATTAATAATCATGATAAGGCTATTAAAAATTATAATTTAGCTAAACAACTTGCGGAGAGCACTGATAAGAAGGAAATTATACTATTAACACATCTAAATATCGGTTATTTATATTTTGTAAAAGAAGATACAACAGAAGCAATTAAACATTTGGATATTATAATAAATGATAATGAATCACCAATTCACATGCGATTGTATGCAATTACCTCAATTATTGGAAAATGTTACAGCATAAATAATTTGGAAGAAACAAGAAAAAGAATTCAGCAAGGTCTTGATTTAATTAATTCAGATAATAGGAGTAAATATTTAGCATTTTACTATGAAATTCTTTGTCATTTATATCTAATTGATGAAAGAAATGAAGAATTTGAAGAACTTATGGTTAATAAATTTATTCCTTATCTAAAAGATACAAAAAACCACGCCAAATTAACAGAATTCTCGGAAATGCTCGGAAACTATTTCTGGAAAAAACACAAATATAAAAACGCTGCAACTTATTATAACTTAGTAAATAATTCATATAAAAAAATTATTCAAATATAGGGGGATTTTAAAAATGAAAAAGTTAATGATTTCTACCGCTGTTACTTCATTACTATTATGTGGGGCTCTAATTGTAAATTTCAATTTTCAACATGATAAAGGCAAGGATATTGCTGCTGGTGGCGGTGAATTAGAACCAAGAGTTCTTTCAACTAGAAGTATTATAGCCTAATTAAAAAAAGAAGAAGTAAAAACCACTTTTACTTCTTCTTTTTTATTTTCCACAAAAAAAACAGCATGATCCCATGCTATTTTTACAATTACTATTCCGTCTCTTCTTTTTTCTCTAATCCTTTATCCTTAATTCTTTCCAACACCATCTCATAAGAATCATTTCCATAATTTAAGCAACGTTTGACACGAGAAATGGTTGCTGTACTTGCACCTGTTTCGTCTTCAATTACATGATAGGTTTTTTTCTCACGGAGCATTCTTGCTACTTCTAAGCGCTGGGCTAAAGATTGGATTTCATTGATTGTGCAAAGATCATCAAAAAATCGATAGCATTCTTCAATATCTTTCAGTGAAAGCACCGATTCAAATAATTGATCCAATGCTCTTCCACGAAGTTTTTCTATTTGCATTAGTAATCTCCCCTATTTTTTCATTAGTTTTATATTTATTTTAAAATATGGACGTTTTGTATTAACAATAGTGATTTACATGTTTTTAAATGATACATCACTCAGACTTGGAACGATATTAATCCACGTTTTACCTGGCAAAAGTTTGATTGGTTCCCCGTTTTCATATGGGATAATCTCCCCTTCGATATTGTTCCATGCAATTTCCCGGTACATTCCGTTCTGGACTATATATGCTTTTCCACCGGAGGTTACATTAATGTCTCGACGACCTTCATTATCAATGATATGATGTTCCATTTCAACAATAATAAGATTATCAATTAATACTGGCTCATTTGAATCCTCATCAATTGTTTGTTCATCGTCGGAATATCTTAACAGCTTCTTAATCTCATTATTATATTCATATTTCACATTAAATACATTGCTTTTCGAATAAGTAATGTCTATTTGATTTATCTCTTCTCCATAAATTTGCTGTATTTCATCATTTGTTGCAAATTCCAATGGATGTGGTGCGAAGTCCATATTGATATCTCTTAACTCTGCACCTTTTAAAATATTATCATATGTGATATATGAGTTATGTGGTGCTTGACGATCGCTTGTACGTTCGAACAAGGTGCCATCATATTGCATCCCATTTATATGATCAATATATCCGTTCTCCAGCATCGTATAGGCTTCAGGACTGTAGCCATGTGCTACATAAAGACTGTTATACCCCTTAGCTAAATCGATAAAATAATCTCTTGCACTTCGGACAGGTCCAATTTTATCCGGCTTTTCACTTTGAAATATTGCAAGAAAGCGTGTGATCTCCCCTTCAGCCAATGCTTCAAAGATAATGTCCGCCTTACTTAGTCCTGATTGAGGTCTTGCTTTTGGATGATTATTGATCATAACAGCAATTGAGCGATTATTCGGCTCATTTTCTGTACCTAAACCCGTTAATGGAAAAGTGAATGTAGGCTCAAGTTCTTCCTGCTGGTCTCCCGAAACTTCCCCTCTTTCAGGAGCTTGTGCTGCTTCCTTTTTTGATTGCTCACGATGATTACAGGCAGACAACAATGTTAGCAACATAATCATCATGAAGATCAATCTCCGTTTACCCATATTCTTAAAACCCATCCCTTTTTTCAAAAGTATTCGCTTTAACATTTTACCGCATTATTGTTGGAAAGAGTACCGTTTTGTTCATTACATCATAAATTCCTCTCTGGGTAATTCTGACATAAGGTAAATGAGTTGCTGAAAAAAATAACAAGGAATAAATTGGATCATTATGAGGATAGCCTCGATCTGCAAGCAGTTCCTTTAATTTTTTCTCCTCTTTGATTAAAAGATTCATTTCTTTATCTGACATAAATCCTGATAAACAAAGAGGAATTTCATGAATAACATCTCCATTTTCGGTTAAAACAATTCCCCCACCCAATTCCTTCATCCGATCAAAAGCAAACATCATATCATTCTTGTTCTTCCCAATTAAAATGATATCCCCTGTACTTGAAAATGATGATGCAAATCCCATAACATGACTAGAAAAACCTTTTACAATAGTATTCATTCTCCATGTTCCATCTCTGCCAATGAGTATCATAAAACTTTCATCATGATCTGTAGTAAGTTGATCAGCAGAAACATCAAAGCTTACAGAATATGGTTTCGTAATTACATCATTTATCATTTCAATCCCAAATGGCATAGAAAATTGCATATCATCATACGTTAGTTTCCAATCCAATTCTAATGGAGCAAATCCATATTCCTTCCATTCTATATCCTGATCCTCAACATATACCATTCCATCTTTCTTTAACCATTTTCCTTTAGATAGAACGGCAATAGGAGTAGGATTTTTTTCATCTTCAAGAAAGTTTATACTTGCCACACGCCCTGTAGTAATAAGGCCATGTAAATGATCAATATTATAATATCGAGCTACATTATAGGAGGCCATAAGATAAGCATCAATGACTGGAATCCCTTTTTCAATAGCCATACGAATCATCATATCCAATATTCCATTTTCATAAAATGCAGGAGTGGAGCCATCAGTATTAAAGAACATGGATCCGTATTGGTCTATTCCTAATCTTTTCATATCATCTAAAAGAACAGGTAAATCTGGACGAATCGATGAATGACGTAAAGAAACCATATAACCCTGCATTAAACGATCATAAACTTCTTCACCTGTCATTGCTTCATGGTCACAATCAGCCCCGAATAACATCATTTTTGCTAATGTCTTTTCTGAAGCACCAGGAAAATGACCTTCTATTTTTTTCCTCATGCGCTTTGCCTCTTGAATCCAATGTAGAATTAAATCATCTCCATCTAGAAGCTTCGGCCAGCTTGTTAATTCTCCACCTTGTAAAACTGCATCATGTTCAAGCCATGATTTTACTTCACTATGAGAAAATACTGTCTCCTCTTCCCTTAACTCTGTTTGGGAATCGAATCGACTCCACCAGTACATCGTGACTGGAGAATGGCGTAGCTCTCTTATCAAAGAAAACGCTTTCTTTTTTCCTAATTGCAAAGCAAGCACTAAATTGTCATTAACGATAGTCGTGGTCCCTGTTTCTGATGCATATCGTGCAAAGGACTGGGGATTATATAATTGAAATGGGTGAACATGTGGCTCAATATAGCCTGGAACAAGAGTTAATCCAGAGCAATCAATAACCTCGCAATCGGTTGTATTATCAGGAAGTGCTTTCCCTGTATACACTATGCGATCTTCATAAATCCAAATATGACCGGTCATCCATTTTCGAAAAATCGAGTGTAAGTATTTAGCATTTTTCAAAAGAATCGTTGGTGATTTCTTCCCGTTTAAAATAGCAACATGCTCGCGAATTTGCTTGTTTTTCCAACGGTATCTTTGGTCTAACATTAACATCCCTCCCTAAGGAGATATTTACTTTTGCTTATAGTATCATATTTTACTGTTTAACGCAGTAAAGTTTTACAATAATTTTCAACTTATTTGTGAAGGGAGAACAATAAAATGAAAATTACTCCTAATATTGGGATACTCAATGCATTAATTCGCATAACCTGCGGCTTAACCTTACTATCATGGTCAAGTGCAAAATTATCAAAAAAGCCATGGTGCAATTCGTATATTATTGTGATGATTTTAAGCGCAATGAAAGTGGCTGAAGGTATTGTCAGATATTGTCCTGTTACAGAACTATTGAAGAACGGACAAAATCCAATGGGCAGTAATAAAGGGAAAGAAGAACACTCAATGACTCCGGCAAAACATTCAGATAATCAAACAGATATCAATGTGATGAAAGAGATCAAGAACTTCCAAGATCAATTAAAAGATTAAGCGCAAAAACTAATTCGCAAGCACCCAAAGGAACATACATTGCGGAATTGTTTTACACTTTCAGTTTGAAAAAAAATCGTAGGTGTCTTTTCATTTTTACTAGACACCTACGATTAAATTATTCCACTAAAGCCAAAGCCTTTGATCCGATATCTTTACGATAGAAAAAACCTTCGATAGTCAAGTTCTCCATCTCTCCATACACTTTATTTATGGCTGTTTTGAGATCCTCACCCTTGGATGTTACCAGTAGTACCCTTCCTCCATTAGATACAAGTGTTTGATTTGCCCCCATCTCTGTTCCCGCGTGAAACACAAGTGTAGAGGAATCAAGCTTTGTTAAATCAGGAATTTTTATACTCTTTTCATATGAATTTGGGTAACCATTTGAAGCAAGAACGACACCAACTACCGATTCATCTATCCAAGAAATTGTCGGCGTAGATTCATCCATTATATCTTTGAGTATTTGAACAAAATCGGATTCGAGTCTAGTTAGTACAACCTGAGTTTCTGGATCACCAAAGCGGGCATTAAATTCAATTACTTTAGGTCCTTCCTGCGTAAGAATTAACCCTGCATAAAGAATTCCTGTAAAATTCCTGTTTTCTTGTGCTAATGCATGGGCGGTAGGAACTAAAATTTCTTTAACTGCTCGATCAACCTCAGTCTGAGGTATTTGTGGTACAGGTGAATATGCTCCCATTCCCCCTGTGTTTGGCCCTTGATCTCCATCAAATGCACGCTTATGGTCCTGAGCAATCACCATAGGATAAACAGATTCACCATTTACAAAGGCCATTAAAGAAAATTCTTCACCTTCTAAGAATTCCTCGATAACAACCTTTGTCGATGCTGAACCAAATTTTTCATTGACCATCATTTCCTCAAGACCGGATAGGGCTTCGTCTAGCGTGAAAGCCACAATTACTCCCTTACCTGCAGCAAGACCATCAGCTTTAATAACAACTGGTGCACCATGCTCCTCTAGATACGTCTTAGCTTCCTCATACATATCAAAGGTTTCATATGCTGCGGTAGGAATTTGATATTTTTTCATTAAGTCCTTGGCAAAAGCCTTACTTCCTTCTATCATTGCTGCTTCTTTTCGCGGCCCAAACACAGGTAACCCAGCTGCTTGAAATTCATTAACGATTCCAGCGGATAATGGCTCTTCAGGTCCGACAATGGTTAAGTCGATCTTCTTTTCCTTTGCAAAGGTGATTAATTCGCTGAAATCCATTTCTGAAATGGGAACAATCTCTGCATCCGCACTAATTCCACCATTACCTGGTGCACAATATACCTTTTTTACCAATGAACTTTCCTTCACTTTTTTACAAATTGCGTGTTCTCTCCCACCTCTGCCTATGACTAAAATATTCATTTTTTCATCCCCTCTTAAAAAATGGCACCTGGTTTAATTACGCCCAAGGTGCCCATTGTTTTTTCTTTTTTAGTAGGCTCTTCTCTAAAATCTGTTTGGTATGATCTAAAATTCCTGGTGCTAAAAAATTTTTCCACCTGTTGAAAAGTCCTTTTGTATCATTAAGAACGTTTAATGTTTGAAATGACGTATTCCTGTAAACACCATGGCAATTCCGTACTCATTTGCCTTTTTAATAGAATCTTCGTCGCGTATTGAACCACCTGGTTGAATGATCGCTGTAATTCCAGACTTCGCTGCTGCTTCAACTGTATCATCCATTGGAAAGAATGCATCAGAAGCCATTGCTGCCCCCTTTGCTAGATCCCCAGCTTGCTCTAAGGCTATATTAGCTGATCCTACACGATTCATTTGACCTGCACCAATTCCAAGTGTCATTTCATCATTGGAAACAACAATTGCATTCGATTTAACATGTTTTACAACTTTCCATCCCAGTTTTAGTGCCTTCCACTCTGACTCTGTTGGCTTTCTATTGGTTGGAACTGAAATATTTGCATCATCAAATGTATGTGTATCCTGATCTTGAATGAGTAGACCACCTTCAACTGATGTAATGACCTTTTCATTTTTTTGCTGGAGATCAAAAGAAACTGTCAAGAGGCGAAGATTTTTTTTACTTGTTAAAATTGATAGAGCTTCATCTGAAAATGATGGTGCAATAATAATTTCTAAAAAGATTTCATGTAGTTGCTCAGCTGTCTCTTTATCTACTTCTCGATTAAATGCTACGATACCACCAAAAATCGATGTAGAATCAGCCTCATATGCCTTTTTAAACGCTTCTGCTATACTATTTCCTAAACCAACACCACAAGGGTTCATATGCTTAACCGCAACTGCAACAGGTTCAGAAAAATCCTTCACAATTTGAAGGGCTGCATCTGCATCGTGAATATTATTGTAAGAAAGTTCTTTGCCATGTAATTGCTTTGCATGTGCAATAGAAAATAATGATCCAATTGGATTCATATAGAAACTTGCCTTTTGATGAGGATTTTCTCCATAACGCAATGATTGTTTTATTTCATAAGAAAAAGTGATACGTTCTGGATTTTCTTCTCCAACAAGATTTGTCATATATTCGGCAATATAAGAGTCATATGCAGCAGTATGTCGGAAAACCTTTGCAGCTAAACGTTTATTCGTTTCTTTAGACACTGCACCATTCAATTTTATTTCCTTTAATACACCATCATAATCCTGTGCATCAACAATGACAGTCACGTAATCATGATTCTTTGCTGCAGAACGAAGCATAGTTGGACCACCAATATCAATATTTTCAATAGCCTCTTCTTCTGTCACATTTGGCTTAGAAATCGTTTGTTGAAATGGATATAAATTCACACAAACAAGATCGATAGGAGTAATCCCTTGTTGATCTATTTGTTGAAGATGTTCAGGAGTACGTTTTGCTAGCAACCCACCATGAATGAAAGGATGAAGTGTTTTTACTCTTCCTTCCAGTATTTCCGGAAATCCTGTCACATCCTCTACTCCAATTACCGATAGACCAGCTTCTTCAAGTGTTCGTTTTGTTCCGCCAGTAGAAATAATCTCGACTCCTGCCTCAAGTAATCCTTTGGCAAACTCTACGATTCCTGTTTTATCTGAAACACTGATTAATGCACGTTTCATGGTGTAACCCCCTCGTTTTTTTGCAATAACAATTGAATGGTTTCTGGATATAAACGGTGCTCAATTTTGTGCACCTTTTCGGCTAATGTTTGTTCTGTATCCAATATATCTATTTTTAATGCCTCTTGAGCAATGATTGGACCCGTATCCATACCTTCATCCACAAAATGAACTGTTACTCCTGTCACCTTAACACCTGCCTGGAGTGCCTGTCTCACAGCATGTTTTCCTGGAAAGGAAGGGAGAAGTGAAGGATGGATATTAATAATCCGATTTGTGAATTTCTGTAGTAAAGTATCACCAATGAGCCTCATATATCCTGC contains:
- the pcrA gene encoding DNA helicase PcrA; its protein translation is MQFLTDRLLNGLNPQQQEAVKTTDGPLLLMAGAGSGKTRVLTHRVAFLMVEKGINPYNILAITFTNKAAKEMKERIGSIMGGAAEDVWISTFHSMCVRILRRDIDRIGFNRNFTILDSTDQQSVIKGILKDKNIDPKKFDPRTILGSISSAKNELVDPEEYSKLVGGFYEQVVSDVYEEYQKRLRKNQALDFDDLIMKTIQLFQRVPEVLEYYQRKFQYIHVDEYQDTNRAQYTLVKMLASRFQNLCVVGDSDQSIYRWRGADIANILSFEKDYPQAKVILLEQNYRSTKRILHAANEVIKNNANRKPKNLWTENQDGPKIVYYRADSEQSEAQYVAGKIKELTSSGARKLSDIAILYRTNAQSRVIEEVFLKSNIEYNIVGGIKFYDRKEIKDILAYLRLIANPNDDISLQRVINVPKRGIGATSFDKMARYAAEHDISIMDALKEIDFIGVSPKVAKAAYEFYELIKGYTGMQEYLSVTELVEEVLEKSGYRDMLKVEKTLESQGRLENIDEFLSVTKNFEEANEDKSLVAFLTDLALVADIDRLDEEETKSETCVLMTLHSAKGLEFPVVFLIGLEEGVFPHNRSLMDEAEMEEERRLAYVGITRAEEELYLTNAGMRTLFGRTNMNPVSRFISEIPEDLVEPVHKQAKQIKKPFGSNPTMNRPVTRPVPASSGGNDAAWVVGDKAEHKKWGIGTVVSVKGEGNGIELDIAFPSPVGIKRLLAEFAPITKI
- a CDS encoding heptaprenylglyceryl phosphate synthase; translation: MYDVREWRHAFKLDPNKEISDSDLERVCESGTSAIIIGGSDGVTLDNVLNLMSRVRRYTVPCVLEISNLESITPGFDLYFIPTVLNSTDVKWIKGIHHQAVKDYGVLMNWDEILVEGYCILNEDCKAAKMTSANANLDEDDVVAYAMMAENLFKMPIFYLEYSGKYGDVNLVKSAKRYLNNTTLFYGGGIKNAAQAKEMGQFADVIVVGNALYENFGEALKTVKAVMN
- a CDS encoding helix-turn-helix domain-containing protein; protein product: MNIGAIIKLNRINQNLTQEDLADGIISISYLSKIENGKIEPNEEVIKLLCRKLGIQVNNQIDDSIREKCHEWFRLLLTSSDIAELKKMFVEITELLKVIHNSELQILVNIHMIRYYLKIGDTDNAIQKVNSLKDVSGTFNNLQKYYWYKFNGNYYSIIEEENEALHNYTLAEDLIPSIELSQEEVADLQYALSVTYSKFRLTSEAQSYANKALEYYRQVYHFSRCAECHLVLGICYRRINNHDKAIKNYNLAKQLAESTDKKEIILLTHLNIGYLYFVKEDTTEAIKHLDIIINDNESPIHMRLYAITSIIGKCYSINNLEETRKRIQQGLDLINSDNRSKYLAFYYEILCHLYLIDERNEEFEELMVNKFIPYLKDTKNHAKLTEFSEMLGNYFWKKHKYKNAATYYNLVNNSYKKIIQI
- a CDS encoding YerC/YecD family TrpR-related protein: MQIEKLRGRALDQLFESVLSLKDIEECYRFFDDLCTINEIQSLAQRLEVARMLREKKTYHVIEDETGASTATISRVKRCLNYGNDSYEMVLERIKDKGLEKKEETE
- a CDS encoding DUF3048 domain-containing protein; translated protein: MGKRRLIFMMIMLLTLLSACNHREQSKKEAAQAPERGEVSGDQQEELEPTFTFPLTGLGTENEPNNRSIAVMINNHPKARPQSGLSKADIIFEALAEGEITRFLAIFQSEKPDKIGPVRSARDYFIDLAKGYNSLYVAHGYSPEAYTMLENGYIDHINGMQYDGTLFERTSDRQAPHNSYITYDNILKGAELRDINMDFAPHPLEFATNDEIQQIYGEEINQIDITYSKSNVFNVKYEYNNEIKKLLRYSDDEQTIDEDSNEPVLIDNLIIVEMEHHIIDNEGRRDINVTSGGKAYIVQNGMYREIAWNNIEGEIIPYENGEPIKLLPGKTWINIVPSLSDVSFKNM
- a CDS encoding adenine deaminase C-terminal domain-containing protein, producing the protein MLDQRYRWKNKQIREHVAILNGKKSPTILLKNAKYLHSIFRKWMTGHIWIYEDRIVYTGKALPDNTTDCEVIDCSGLTLVPGYIEPHVHPFQLYNPQSFARYASETGTTTIVNDNLVLALQLGKKKAFSLIRELRHSPVTMYWWSRFDSQTELREEETVFSHSEVKSWLEHDAVLQGGELTSWPKLLDGDDLILHWIQEAKRMRKKIEGHFPGASEKTLAKMMLFGADCDHEAMTGEEVYDRLMQGYMVSLRHSSIRPDLPVLLDDMKRLGIDQYGSMFFNTDGSTPAFYENGILDMMIRMAIEKGIPVIDAYLMASYNVARYYNIDHLHGLITTGRVASINFLEDEKNPTPIAVLSKGKWLKKDGMVYVEDQDIEWKEYGFAPLELDWKLTYDDMQFSMPFGIEMINDVITKPYSVSFDVSADQLTTDHDESFMILIGRDGTWRMNTIVKGFSSHVMGFASSFSSTGDIILIGKNKNDMMFAFDRMKELGGGIVLTENGDVIHEIPLCLSGFMSDKEMNLLIKEEKKLKELLADRGYPHNDPIYSLLFFSATHLPYVRITQRGIYDVMNKTVLFPTIMR
- a CDS encoding YgaP family membrane protein; the encoded protein is MKITPNIGILNALIRITCGLTLLSWSSAKLSKKPWCNSYIIVMILSAMKVAEGIVRYCPVTELLKNGQNPMGSNKGKEEHSMTPAKHSDNQTDINVMKEIKNFQDQLKD
- the purD gene encoding phosphoribosylamine--glycine ligase gives rise to the protein MNILVIGRGGREHAICKKVKESSLVKKVYCAPGNGGISADAEIVPISEMDFSELITFAKEKKIDLTIVGPEEPLSAGIVNEFQAAGLPVFGPRKEAAMIEGSKAFAKDLMKKYQIPTAAYETFDMYEEAKTYLEEHGAPVVIKADGLAAGKGVIVAFTLDEALSGLEEMMVNEKFGSASTKVVIEEFLEGEEFSLMAFVNGESVYPMVIAQDHKRAFDGDQGPNTGGMGAYSPVPQIPQTEVDRAVKEILVPTAHALAQENRNFTGILYAGLILTQEGPKVIEFNARFGDPETQVVLTRLESDFVQILKDIMDESTPTISWIDESVVGVVLASNGYPNSYEKSIKIPDLTKLDSSTLVFHAGTEMGANQTLVSNGGRVLLVTSKGEDLKTAINKVYGEMENLTIEGFFYRKDIGSKALALVE
- the purH gene encoding bifunctional phosphoribosylaminoimidazolecarboxamide formyltransferase/IMP cyclohydrolase — its product is MKRALISVSDKTGIVEFAKGLLEAGVEIISTGGTKRTLEEAGLSVIGVEDVTGFPEILEGRVKTLHPFIHGGLLAKRTPEHLQQIDQQGITPIDLVCVNLYPFQQTISKPNVTEEEAIENIDIGGPTMLRSAAKNHDYVTVIVDAQDYDGVLKEIKLNGAVSKETNKRLAAKVFRHTAAYDSYIAEYMTNLVGEENPERITFSYEIKQSLRYGENPHQKASFYMNPIGSLFSIAHAKQLHGKELSYNNIHDADAALQIVKDFSEPVAVAVKHMNPCGVGLGNSIAEAFKKAYEADSTSIFGGIVAFNREVDKETAEQLHEIFLEIIIAPSFSDEALSILTSKKNLRLLTVSFDLQQKNEKVITSVEGGLLIQDQDTHTFDDANISVPTNRKPTESEWKALKLGWKVVKHVKSNAIVVSNDEMTLGIGAGQMNRVGSANIALEQAGDLAKGAAMASDAFFPMDDTVEAAAKSGITAIIQPGGSIRDEDSIKKANEYGIAMVFTGIRHFKH